A window of the Salipiger sp. H15 genome harbors these coding sequences:
- a CDS encoding SPOR domain-containing protein — protein MRIKVLAHPVLLALGTALGTALIAGEAAAQRIETISTPAELPPASYSGPQYVDSRGCVFVRAGFGDAVVWVPRVSRAGEPVCGYAPSLAGQSRTATPPAPAATPAETPAPAPSPKPAPAPTTARATPAPVPAPAPAPARASGQPMTTVASKPATVVKAPASKPPAAPAPRVVAAVPATKAAPAPVQPAQPARGLVGGACAPGFSGEIVSNGRTVRCGPQTEPYATEVRRGEAPAKGKNVYIYNGDGTGSWQDGKLLVPGSTRILPRHVYEEGPAERTVIPAGYRPAWEDDRLNPHRALQTVKGYYDSQRVWTHDVPRASTAGTVVTAQAPRVRFEGDPALRPAQSTVQSGTLIAAASDSADTPRFIQIGAFSSVEKAEAATRRLRAAGLPVQQLARSSDGLRLLRVGPYEEDRAAERALARVRATGYREAELR, from the coding sequence ATGCGTATCAAGGTTCTGGCACATCCCGTTCTTCTGGCACTGGGCACGGCGCTCGGCACGGCGCTGATCGCCGGCGAGGCCGCGGCGCAGCGGATCGAGACGATCAGCACTCCGGCGGAACTGCCGCCCGCCAGCTACAGCGGGCCGCAATACGTCGACAGCCGCGGCTGCGTCTTCGTCCGCGCGGGCTTCGGCGACGCGGTGGTCTGGGTGCCGCGGGTCAGCCGGGCCGGCGAGCCGGTCTGCGGCTACGCGCCGAGCCTCGCGGGCCAGAGCCGCACCGCGACACCCCCCGCCCCGGCCGCCACCCCCGCCGAGACGCCGGCCCCGGCGCCGAGCCCGAAACCGGCCCCCGCGCCGACCACCGCGCGCGCCACCCCGGCCCCTGTTCCCGCCCCGGCCCCCGCTCCCGCGCGCGCGTCGGGACAGCCGATGACCACCGTCGCCTCGAAACCCGCGACCGTGGTCAAGGCCCCGGCCTCGAAGCCGCCCGCGGCCCCGGCGCCGCGCGTCGTCGCCGCGGTTCCCGCGACGAAAGCCGCACCGGCCCCGGTCCAGCCCGCCCAGCCCGCCCGGGGGCTCGTCGGCGGCGCCTGCGCGCCCGGCTTCAGCGGCGAGATCGTCAGCAACGGCCGCACCGTGCGCTGCGGCCCGCAGACTGAGCCCTACGCCACCGAGGTGCGCCGCGGTGAGGCCCCGGCCAAGGGCAAGAACGTCTACATCTACAACGGCGACGGTACCGGCAGCTGGCAGGACGGCAAGCTGCTCGTGCCCGGCAGCACGCGCATCCTGCCGCGCCACGTCTACGAGGAAGGCCCGGCCGAGCGCACCGTGATCCCCGCCGGCTACCGCCCGGCCTGGGAGGATGACCGGCTGAACCCGCACCGCGCGCTGCAGACGGTCAAGGGCTACTACGACAGCCAGCGCGTCTGGACCCACGACGTGCCGCGCGCCTCGACCGCCGGGACCGTGGTCACGGCGCAGGCGCCGCGGGTGCGCTTCGAGGGCGATCCGGCGCTCCGGCCCGCCCAGTCGACGGTGCAGTCCGGCACTCTGATCGCCGCCGCGTCGGACAGCGCCGACACGCCGCGCTTCATCCAGATCGGCGCCTTCAGTAGCGTCGAGAAGGCCGAGGCCGCGACCCGCCGCCTGCGCGCCGCCGGGCTGCCGGTGCAGCAGCTCGCGCGCAGCTCGGACGGGCTGCGCCTCCTGCGCGTCGGCCCCTACGAGGAGGACCGCGCCGCCGAGCGGGCGCTCGCCAGGGTCCGCGCCACCGGCTACCGCGAGGCCGAGCTGCGCTGA